Proteins from a single region of Oryza brachyantha chromosome 6, ObraRS2, whole genome shotgun sequence:
- the LOC102718182 gene encoding uncharacterized protein LOC102718182 isoform X2 has protein sequence MAKFTFDDADEDPPVASGAEKRKRDAGDDPVDGEAPRPRNSAVAAGSEQAVPGEGLADGEVEGAGLNVQIDPDVLDCSICFDSLRPPLYQHTQNQNHGPVSALPWLHRFACMIKED, from the exons ATGGCCAAGTTCACCTttgacgacgccgacgaggaccCTCCCGTCGCATCTGGCGCCGAGAAGAGGAAGCGCGACGCAGGAGATGACCCTGTCGACGGAGAAGCCCCCCGGCCCCGGAAttcggcggttgcggcgggcAGCGAGCAAGCGGTGCCCGGGGAGGGCCTGGCCGACGGGGAGGTTGAGGGTGCTGGCCTGAACGTGCAGATCGACCCTGACGTGCTCGACTGCTCCATCTGCTTCGACTCCCTCCGCCCTCCCCTCTACCAG CATACACAAAACCAGAATCATGGGCCTGTTTCTGCACTTCCATGGCTGCATAG gtttgcatgcatgatcaaAGAGGATTGA
- the LOC102718182 gene encoding E3 ubiquitin-protein ligase SINA-like 10 isoform X1 has translation MAKFTFDDADEDPPVASGAEKRKRDAGDDPVDGEAPRPRNSAVAAGSEQAVPGEGLADGEVEGAGLNVQIDPDVLDCSICFDSLRPPLYQCQNGHVACSACWSKLNNKCHVCSRDANFARNIALEKIVESIKSSCSYAKWGCCKFINYAQRDTHEESCPFAPSVCPIYGCGYNGFTGHWSQHFLSRHRSEVLRFIYSQPFNVNLEVSVPFLALLGEDDHLFLLLNNSMMPFGHALSVVCLRTGNLNWKFSYEIEATSRKKPENRLQLKASVSNTKHWTGLYPAEAFLLVPCDFCNSSNIVLNISIERCDVV, from the exons ATGGCCAAGTTCACCTttgacgacgccgacgaggaccCTCCCGTCGCATCTGGCGCCGAGAAGAGGAAGCGCGACGCAGGAGATGACCCTGTCGACGGAGAAGCCCCCCGGCCCCGGAAttcggcggttgcggcgggcAGCGAGCAAGCGGTGCCCGGGGAGGGCCTGGCCGACGGGGAGGTTGAGGGTGCTGGCCTGAACGTGCAGATCGACCCTGACGTGCTCGACTGCTCCATCTGCTTCGACTCCCTCCGCCCTCCCCTCTACCAG TGCCAAAATGGCCATGTAGCATGTTCTGCCTGCTGGTCCAAACTCAACAACAAGTGTCATGTTTGTTCTCGCGATGCCAATTTTGCACGAAATATTGCATTGGAGAAGATTGTTGAATCAATCAAGTCCTCATGCTCTTATGCCAAGTGGGGTTGCTGCAAATTTATTAACTACGCACAAAGAGATACCCATGAAGAATCTTGTCCTTTTGCCCCTTCAGTTTGCCCTATTTATGGCTGTGGATATAATGGATTTACAGGACATTGGTCACAACACTTCCTTTCCAGACATCGTTCTGAGGTTTTGCGGTTCATCTATAGTCAGCCTTTTAATGTAAATCTTGAGGTATCAGTGCCTTTCCTAGCACTTCTTGGGGAGGATGATCACCTATTCCTTCTCCTAAACAATAGCATGATGCCCTTCGGGCATGCACTTTCAGTAGTTTGTCTAAGGACTGGCAATCTAAATTGGAAGTTCTCCTACGAAATTGAAGCAACTAGTAGAAAGAAACCTGAAAACAGACTGCAACTGAAGGCTTCTGTCTCCAATACAAAGCATTGGACAGGTCTTTATCCTGCAGAAGCTTTCCTTTTGGTCCCGTGTGACTTCTGCAATTCTAGCAACATAGTACTCAATATCTCCATTGAGAGGTGTGACGTTGTATGA